The sequence below is a genomic window from Nicotiana tomentosiformis chromosome 6, ASM39032v3, whole genome shotgun sequence.
GACAAAATGCTTCTGATTTTGGCGATATCGTCGCTTTGTAGGTGACGTTATTTCATGTGTTTGTGGGGCGTCTCATTAAATTATCAACTTAAGAGACTTCTATTCAATTCGGAGCGTGGTAAAAAAAAATGATCTTATAATAACTCTTGTAAAAAGGATCaactaaaataatatttataataaACTACAAAATCAAATTTTCCGTTGGCAAACCGATAATCGAAAAATATGCAAAAAGAATTCGTACAGTGCACCATCACTTCGGACTTCGGCAATAAAAAGAAGGCAAATGTGTTACTACTAATAAAGGCATGAGTCTGATATAAAACGTCGGAGAAATATTACTTTATAGCCTAGGACGGTGCAAAGGCACATAACACCCAAGCAGGGTGACAAAAGTAGCTCACTTTTCAAGTAACCGTCCACTCAGCTCAAGTTTGAACGAGTTGGTATATACATTTTATTTGTTGATTTGATCTAACAATTGAATTTAAAATGATCCATCAAATTAGTTGTAACTCGAAGATCACAATACAACACACATCCAATTATACACGTCAATAATGTTTCAACCCGCGTTAAATGTTCATTAATTAGATCTGTTTTAATCCGTTCAAATTTCATTCAACCTGTTTATTTACCAGCTCTGTATCATAGGGAGTTCGTCGGTCGGTACGATACGATATATAAACATTTCAgtttggtatttcggtattcgATTTTTTAAAATGCAAtatcaataccgtacctaattaaattcggtatggttatATTTTTCTCCTTTcaatttcggtttattcggtttgaatactaactagtgcatataATCATcaatttcggtttattcggtttgaatactaactagtgcatataatcatagactgtaatattcaaaattaaagtactcaaaagtacaaaactagaAATATTTGTTGACAAAAATTTTGTCCAAAACTAACAAATATCAACCTAGAAAGAGAAAATTGTACATAAAAGAATAAttttgatcattagaaatgtcatgttacttgcttagagttaattgatgaacttagagaataaagaaaagtaaaattttagatttttatatttatgttataattaataatatgtgtattgtgcaatataatatatatttcggtacggtatcggtatttcattttaaaatatcaaataccatacctaataccaatattttttaaaacttaaaccaaataccatatcgaataccaaaatatcgaataccaaataccaaatttTTTGATTTCAGTacgataattcggtatttatctAATTATGCACGACCCTACTGCATCCTCATAGCCAGACACACCACTCATTTTCTTACTTTTTGTGCCCTGAAGGTTGGGGAAGGAGTGGGGATCCTGTAATTTGTTGTATTGTGGCCAATCATGATGAAATCACATACGTTCTCGTTCTCGTTCCAAAAATAGAGAGGTTGAAATATCATGTGCCTGTGTACAATTTTGTACTATTTGTATCCTCTTATCTTAGTCTAAAGATGAGAAGATAATTGCTATCCTCTTACTCTAAAAGGGTCAGGTCCCTGTGGACAATTTTGTACTGTATATATATTGAAAATTGACATAACGTAATGGAAAACACCAACTAGAAGGACCAGAAATGAGGCGTATGCACATTGTATCTCTAAGTTTTACACTTGAGCTCAAGCTTTACCTTTCTAGTTCTCTCATTAGAAGATAAAACTAAATTGGTTTCAAAGGGTTTTTTTCTCTACATCTAGCTTTACTTGGTATAAGAATTTCCAACAACTTGAAAAAACTATCCTTTATCGGATTTGGTCTTCACGAACTCAAGCCAAATGCCTAAGATCCTCAACGTGATTTTTAATAAAAGCATGGCCCATACAATACTGACTTAAGACGGACAATGAAGCAAAAGCAGGAAATTCAAGAGGAACAAGACCTTGAAATCCTCAAGGCTGTGGCACAAGCATGGCATGGTCACTCTAGCAGCCTTAGGACCGCCGTCGAATTCGACCCTCACTGCCATAATTTCAAGAGCAAGCCATCAAGATTCAAGCTTGAAGCTATGAGCAAAGTGTCTACCAGGAAAATTTATGGTGCAGGTAGCTGGGATTTTAAGCAATCCCTTTGGGATTCTTATGAGCTTGTAAATGTATCCAAAAAGTTAGAGATGGAGCTAATGCTAGACCATCCACTTTCTGCATTGGATGAGCTAAACTGGAATATTGGTAAGAAGCACGAGGGTGAAAAAAGCTTAAGAGACTTGTTCAACATGTCATCGAGGAGATTTAATGAAGCTGAACTACCAAAAGATAagggtcttttttttttttaaaacacgTTCTCATGACTGTAGCTTTCCTAATAATATGTAGATTCACTTCTGTAACTAGACATGACATCTGTCTTTCACCACCTCTGGTTTTCACGTCTCAGAAATTTAATTTTTGGTTGCAAATCCCATGTACAACAATGTTTTAAAGATAATGGAAGGAAGAGAAATAGTGGTCATAGGGATTCACTATATCAAGGCATCCATTTCTCCACAAATAAATAGTCAAGCTACTAACAATGATCGTACTACTACTCAAGAGAAGCAGTCCTACTAAAGAGATTAGTAagctattatttgtttggatgtTTTTTAAGTGAAGAGGTAATAGAGGAAG
It includes:
- the LOC104115560 gene encoding uncharacterized protein, producing MKQKQEIQEEQDLEILKAVAQAWHGHSSSLRTAVEFDPHCHNFKSKPSRFKLEAMSKVSTRKIYGAGSWDFKQSLWDSYELVNVSKKLEMELMLDHPLSALDELNWNIGKKHEGEKSLRDLFNMSSRRFNEAELPKDKGLFFF